A genomic window from Anthonomus grandis grandis chromosome 2, icAntGran1.3, whole genome shotgun sequence includes:
- the LOC126747976 gene encoding fatty acid-binding protein, liver-like, with protein MVQLEGTYQFVSEQGYKDYLKTFGVPDDTVNKLAASTEPIVISAVTSDSVTMNYGNNSHVLPLGKQTEITLSIGRPVKVTPTVNGDTITMNSIFGTTPEVTEERILKFSDSGLTATLTNSKGAKAVRNYKRA; from the exons atggTCCAATTGGAAGGTACTTACCAATTCGTCTCTGAGCAGGGTTATAAAGACTATTTGAAGACTTTCG GTGTTCCCGATGACACTGTGAATAAGTTGGCCGCTTCTACTGAGCCAATTGTCATCTCTGCCGTCACTAGTGATAGTGTCACCATGAATTATGGAAATAACAGTCACGTTCTACCATTGGGAAAACAGACTGAAATTACTTTGTCCATTGGAAGACCTGTAAAG GTGACCCCCACTGTGAATGGAGACACAATAACCATGAACAGCATATTCGGAACAACACCGGAAGTTACCGAGGAAagaattttaaagttttcagACTCTGGATTGACAgct actttaaccAACTCCAAAGGAGCAAAAGCAGTGCGTAACTACAAGAGAGCTTaa
- the LOC126747992 gene encoding fatty acid-binding protein, liver-like produces MVQLEGTYQFVSEQGYKDYLKTFGAADEAVEKLAASTEPVVISSVTSDSITINYGTNDHVLPLGKQTEISLSAGRSVKVTPTVSGDTITMNSVFGTKPEITEEKILKVTDSGLTATSTNSKGGKAVRNYTRA; encoded by the exons atggTTCAGTTGGAAGGTACTTACCAATTCGTCTCTGAGCAAGGTTACAAGGATTATTTGAAGACTTTTG GTGCTGCGGATGAAGCTGTGGAAAAGTTGGCTGCTTCTACTGAACCAGTTGTCATCTCTTCCGTCACTAGTGATAGTATCACCATTAATTATGGAACTAACGATCATGTCCTACCATTGGGAAAGCAGACTGAAATAAGTTTATCCGCGGGAAGATCTGTAAAG GTGACTCCTACTGTGAGTGGAGATACCATCACCATGAACAGCGTCTTTGGAACAAAACCAGAAATTACCgaggaaaaaattttaaaggtcACAGACTCTGGATTGACAGCT aCTTCAACCAACTCCAAGGGAGGAAAAGCCGTGCGTAACTACACGAGAGcttaa